CGACACTCAGGATGAAGCAGGCCGAGCACTGCGGGTTCTCTTCGAACCCGACGTTGAACCAGACCGGGCTGTTGAAAGCCGCCGCCTGGTCCAGCAGCAGGAAGAGCAGCTCGTCGTAGAAGATCGAGGCCGGGTGATCGGGCTCCTGCTCACGCAGAACCTCGATCTTCCCCCGCCCAGGACCGAAGTAGCCCCTGGCCATACCCCACTGGGTGATGGTCTTGGCAACCCGGCCGGTCATCTGCCTGACCGAGCGCTCACGCGTCGGTGAGCCCAGCTGTCCGCGGAAGTACTTCTGCGCCACGATGTTGGTGGCGTTCTGGCTCCACAACTTCGGGAACTCGACGTCCTTCTGCTCGAACGCGACCTTGTCGCCGTGACCGATGCGCGCGTCACGGGTCTCCCAGTCGACGGTGTCGAACGGGTGCACGCCCTCCTTGGTGAAGTAGCGCGTGATCTTGAGAGGCTTGCTAGCTACGCCGTTATGGGGCGCCGCCAGCGTCTGCTGACCTTCGGTTTCGGTCGATGCCATTGAGCATCTTCCCCTTTCTGCCTACAGGCAGTCGTTGATAGGCTGCCTGGCGGCAGTACTACGTAGTTGGCTTGTCAAAGACCTTTCGGATACAAACGTACTGTTAGATACCCGTGAGATGGCTGCGCGAAGCAGCTACCACACGGACCCCCAACTATCTTTTTAATGGACGGCGCTTTAGTCTAGCCAGTTCGGCTTCAAACGACTCCACATCGGTAAAGGAGCGATACACGCTAGCAAAGCGGACATAAGCCACGTCATCAAGCTCCAGCAAGTGATCCATGGCCAGCTCGCCAATTCGCTCCACCGACACCTCCGGCTCCCCCAGCGAACGAAGTTCACGCTCAATCTGGTTGATGGTTTCCTCAAGCTGCGAAGCGGCAACCGGACGCTTTTCGCAAGCCCGGTACAGCCCGCCAGCCAGCTTTTGACGATCAAATGGCTCACGGCGGCCGTCCTTCTTTATAATGGTCAGTCGAGGCTGTTCGGTTCGTTCGTAGGTGGTAAAACGAAAGCTACACTTTAGACACTGACGCCGACGGCGGATTTGAGCGCCGTCCTCTAAGTCGCGCGACTCAATCACCTTAGAATCTAAGTAACCACAATCTGGGCATCTCATACCGAAACAGTCTCCCCTACACCGATTTAAAATGAGCGATTAACACCACCCTTGGTGTATTATTCTTGTGCTTACTCCATATCTAGCGTAAGCACTATCTACTATAACGCTTGTGCTCCTATGGATGTCAATCTTGATTTTAGGTATAAATGTTAGGTAAATAATTTTGACCTAGGTTCACTTCGCGTGAACCAGGTCCACAGTCTAGTGCTTGCGGCGGCGGATGAAGGCCGGTACATCCAGGTCGTCATCGCTAACTCGACCGGTAACCGCGCCGGCGGCTCGCTGGATTAGCGAACGAGCACCCTTTTTAGCAGGCTCGGGCGAAGCGCTGGGCTTGGCGGTCTTTTTTGGC
This window of the Patescibacteria group bacterium genome carries:
- the nrdR gene encoding transcriptional repressor NrdR; translated protein: MRCPDCGYLDSKVIESRDLEDGAQIRRRRQCLKCSFRFTTYERTEQPRLTIIKKDGRREPFDRQKLAGGLYRACEKRPVAASQLEETINQIERELRSLGEPEVSVERIGELAMDHLLELDDVAYVRFASVYRSFTDVESFEAELARLKRRPLKR